The following coding sequences are from one Paenibacillus sp. FSL R5-0912 window:
- a CDS encoding stalk domain-containing protein → MKKKLTAALTVFAVLGGMGTGVYAGANLQEIKAFLNPGIKFKVDGQPVQLKNSSGAVIAPISYKDTTYLPVRSVSDLLGVTVKFDAASNTISLGEQTEGVSIAAGFDSSYHTKDPDKTVYKDKDYKDVHFDNGSGTRGSSFMLYPNKKYQKLYIQVAAIGTDIKDFTVQDSDTDTVLKKLNITPEEGLVTVEVDIAGVSSIYVTGDVQDGSSMFVPLTTSYYK, encoded by the coding sequence GTGAAAAAGAAATTAACCGCTGCGCTGACTGTTTTTGCTGTACTTGGAGGAATGGGAACGGGGGTATACGCCGGAGCCAATCTGCAGGAGATCAAAGCTTTTCTGAACCCGGGAATTAAATTCAAGGTAGATGGCCAGCCTGTGCAGCTGAAGAATAGCAGCGGTGCAGTGATCGCTCCGATTTCTTATAAGGATACTACGTATCTGCCAGTCCGTTCTGTGTCGGATCTGCTCGGAGTTACCGTTAAATTCGATGCCGCCTCCAATACCATTTCATTAGGCGAGCAGACGGAAGGAGTCTCCATTGCAGCCGGTTTTGACTCGTCGTACCATACCAAAGATCCTGACAAAACCGTCTATAAAGATAAGGACTACAAAGATGTCCATTTCGATAATGGCAGCGGCACTCGCGGCAGCTCGTTCATGCTCTACCCGAACAAAAAATATCAGAAGCTGTACATTCAGGTAGCGGCGATCGGCACTGATATTAAAGACTTTACCGTGCAAGACAGCGATACGGATACGGTGCTTAAGAAGCTGAACATTACCCCTGAAGAAGGGCTCGTAACCGTAGAGGTGGACATTGCCGGAGTAAGCTCTATCTATGTAACCGGGGACGTACAAGACGGCTCATCCATGTTCGTTCCATTGACTACTTCCTATTATAAATAA
- a CDS encoding LacI family DNA-binding transcriptional regulator, with protein MRSEDIAKLAGVSRSTVSRVINNYSNVPEETRAKVLKVIEQHQYEPNSFARALAGKKTDTIGLFAISMNEKENATRIYQNNYFAPFVDAVVDTANARGCYVLIHTVYSPDDFLKVKQAFLQKRIDGGIIVGTQKDIGIVREMVGLDSPLVLIDYDISEIMSEHLDRNHLAIVNSKDYEGTAEAIEYLIGLGHEEIGMICGRMNTYSGRERYTAYEDTLKRHGLTLNENFILQGDFLKETAYEEVKKLLNSGGPLPTAFFSSNDDMAISAMEAFSEHGISVPEDMSIAGFDDVQLASRIHPKLTSVRLPIYEMSKAAVEKVIELCDSQQPTFSTISFPARLVVRDSCQPPKQ; from the coding sequence ATGCGAAGCGAAGATATTGCCAAGCTAGCCGGGGTTTCGCGAAGCACAGTATCCCGTGTAATCAACAACTATTCCAATGTCCCTGAGGAGACCCGGGCCAAGGTGCTGAAGGTCATTGAACAGCATCAGTACGAGCCTAACAGCTTCGCCCGGGCTCTGGCCGGCAAGAAGACCGATACGATCGGGCTTTTTGCAATCAGCATGAATGAGAAAGAGAACGCGACGCGGATCTATCAGAATAACTACTTCGCCCCGTTCGTCGATGCCGTTGTTGACACGGCGAATGCCCGCGGCTGTTATGTTCTGATTCACACCGTATATTCTCCCGACGACTTCCTGAAGGTGAAGCAGGCTTTCCTGCAGAAACGGATTGACGGCGGTATTATCGTCGGTACCCAGAAGGATATCGGAATTGTACGGGAAATGGTCGGTCTCGACTCGCCGCTTGTGCTGATTGATTATGACATTTCGGAGATTATGTCGGAGCATCTGGACCGCAATCATCTGGCTATAGTGAATTCTAAGGATTATGAGGGTACGGCTGAAGCCATCGAGTACCTGATCGGTCTCGGCCATGAGGAAATTGGCATGATCTGCGGACGGATGAACACATACTCCGGACGGGAACGCTACACGGCTTACGAGGATACGCTGAAGCGCCATGGGCTTACGCTGAATGAGAATTTCATCCTACAGGGTGATTTCCTTAAGGAAACCGCCTATGAAGAGGTGAAGAAGCTGCTGAATTCCGGCGGCCCGCTGCCGACTGCGTTCTTCTCCTCCAATGATGATATGGCTATTTCGGCCATGGAAGCGTTCTCCGAGCATGGCATTTCCGTGCCGGAGGATATGTCTATCGCGGGGTTTGATGATGTGCAGCTCGCTTCCCGGATTCATCCCAAGCTGACCTCCGTCCGTCTGCCGATTTACGAAATGTCCAAGGCCGCTGTCGAGAAGGTCATCGAGCTGTGCGATTCACAGCAGCCGACCTTCAGCACTATCAGTTTCCCGGCGCGTTTGGTGGTAAGAGATTCCTGCCAGCCGCCGAAGCAGTAA
- a CDS encoding helix-turn-helix transcriptional regulator translates to MPASPAYIHLSAPPFPYFLECGHTVYLPGEQHPNRSRMGKFDLIIVEQGCLFIGEDDKEWAVTSGHTLLLLPDRYHYSVKPCEEVTSFTWVHFHTVGEWMEAEGDPVYAEREKHFRQFLIHPYTIRIPQYGPLPDPFARSGQAEQLLQLSQGRRSSSVWQQQRIFEEMLRMMDLAQQDTAGSQAAEIAEQTEAYLRNHFTEDLTNASLADALHFHYNYLARCMKRVYGLTPMEYLTDYRLEQAKLLLLKTEIPISGIAERTGFESTAYFSRRFSRKVGISPLRFRKRYSR, encoded by the coding sequence ATGCCAGCCAGTCCTGCCTATATTCATCTGTCGGCGCCGCCGTTCCCCTATTTCCTGGAATGCGGCCATACCGTATATTTGCCCGGCGAGCAGCATCCAAACCGCAGCCGCATGGGGAAATTCGATCTTATCATTGTAGAACAAGGCTGCCTGTTCATCGGTGAGGATGATAAGGAGTGGGCGGTAACCTCCGGGCACACCCTCCTTCTGCTGCCGGACCGCTATCATTATTCAGTTAAACCCTGCGAGGAGGTCACCTCCTTCACGTGGGTTCATTTTCACACGGTCGGTGAGTGGATGGAAGCGGAAGGCGATCCTGTATATGCTGAGCGGGAGAAGCATTTCCGGCAATTCCTGATTCATCCTTATACGATCCGCATCCCCCAGTACGGACCACTCCCGGACCCCTTCGCGCGGAGCGGACAGGCAGAGCAATTGCTGCAGCTTAGTCAGGGACGGCGCTCCAGCTCTGTATGGCAACAGCAGCGCATCTTTGAGGAGATGCTGCGGATGATGGATCTGGCCCAGCAGGATACTGCGGGCAGCCAGGCGGCAGAGATCGCTGAGCAGACGGAGGCCTACCTGCGCAATCATTTTACGGAGGATCTCACGAATGCATCCCTGGCGGATGCGCTGCATTTTCACTACAATTATCTGGCCCGCTGCATGAAACGTGTCTATGGGCTAACCCCCATGGAATACTTGACGGATTACCGGCTGGAGCAGGCCAAGCTGCTGCTCCTCAAGACAGAAATCCCTATTTCCGGGATTGCAGAACGCACCGGCTTCGAGAGCACCGCCTACTTCTCCCGGCGCTTCAGCCGGAAGGTTGGCATCTCTCCGCTGCGCTTCCGCAAGCGTTACTCCCGCTGA
- a CDS encoding beta-L-arabinofuranosidase domain-containing protein — protein MKRGDNTLSKYADIQQATDTSRQVAIQDEFWGRYIRLVQDTVIPYQYEALHDRVAGAEPSHAIANFEIAAGRREGEFKGWVFQDSDVAKWLEAVGYSLSIKRDPELERQADEMIELVGEAQHEDGYLNTYFTLKEPGKRWTNLLDCHELYCAGHFIEAAVAYYEATGKDKLLGIVRRFVDHIETVFGPEEGKLKGYDGHQEIELALVKLYRLTGEEKYLKLSSFFIDQRGQEPNFLHQEWEQRGRVTHWTGTATSSVDISYNQAHIPVREQSVALGHSVRAVYMYTAMADLARLTGDEGLREACVRLWNNMTEKQMYITGGIGSTHHGEAFTFDYDLPNDTVYAETCASIGLIFFAKRMLELTPDARYAEVMERALYNNVLGSMAQDGKHYFYVNPLEVWPQACSCNPGKHHVKSERQGWFGCACCPPNVARLLTSLNQYIYTEHGDTLYTNLYIGSELKTTLGGTEVAISQQSRFPWDGTVTLKVDPAEAGEFGMALRIPSWSGNVEIRVNGEALVDSAASLQQGYAVIRREWKAGDVIELTLPMEAHRVYAHPNLRADAGKTAIQRGPLVYCLEAADNSEPLSSVSLSEAAPFTETYDELLLGGAVVVEGDGFRVAQAAWTGGLYSREKAPLEEVKVTAVPYYLWGNRGSGEMKVWIP, from the coding sequence ATGAAAAGGGGAGATAACACATTGAGTAAATATGCAGATATTCAGCAAGCTACTGACACAAGCCGGCAGGTAGCTATTCAGGATGAATTCTGGGGGCGTTATATCCGGCTGGTTCAGGATACCGTTATTCCTTACCAGTATGAGGCGCTGCATGACCGGGTAGCCGGTGCGGAGCCAAGCCATGCCATCGCCAACTTTGAAATTGCCGCCGGCAGGAGAGAAGGCGAATTCAAAGGCTGGGTCTTTCAGGACAGTGATGTAGCTAAATGGCTCGAGGCTGTAGGCTATTCGCTCAGCATCAAGCGTGATCCTGAGCTGGAGCGCCAGGCGGATGAGATGATAGAGCTGGTCGGCGAAGCACAGCACGAAGACGGATACCTGAATACTTATTTTACACTCAAAGAGCCGGGCAAACGCTGGACGAACCTGCTGGACTGCCATGAGCTATATTGTGCGGGGCATTTCATTGAAGCGGCAGTGGCCTATTATGAAGCGACCGGCAAAGACAAACTGCTGGGCATTGTACGGCGGTTCGTTGACCATATTGAAACCGTCTTCGGACCGGAAGAGGGGAAGCTGAAGGGCTACGATGGTCACCAGGAAATTGAGCTGGCCCTTGTGAAGCTGTACCGGCTGACCGGTGAAGAGAAATATCTGAAGCTCAGCAGCTTTTTCATTGATCAGCGTGGACAGGAACCGAACTTCCTGCATCAGGAGTGGGAACAAAGAGGACGGGTAACGCACTGGACAGGTACGGCTACAAGCAGTGTGGATATCAGTTATAATCAGGCCCATATCCCGGTCCGTGAGCAGAGCGTGGCTCTGGGACATTCGGTCCGTGCGGTCTATATGTACACAGCCATGGCCGATCTGGCCCGGCTTACCGGAGATGAGGGCCTGCGCGAAGCATGCGTGCGCCTGTGGAACAATATGACGGAGAAACAGATGTATATCACCGGCGGAATCGGTTCTACACATCATGGTGAAGCGTTCACCTTTGATTATGATCTGCCGAATGATACGGTCTATGCGGAGACCTGCGCTTCGATCGGGCTGATCTTTTTTGCCAAGCGGATGCTGGAATTGACCCCGGACGCCCGGTATGCCGAAGTGATGGAGCGTGCGCTCTATAATAATGTGCTCGGCTCCATGGCACAGGACGGCAAACACTATTTCTACGTGAATCCGCTTGAAGTATGGCCGCAGGCCTGCAGCTGTAACCCCGGCAAACATCATGTCAAATCGGAGCGCCAGGGCTGGTTCGGCTGTGCCTGCTGTCCGCCGAACGTGGCGCGCCTGCTGACCTCGCTAAACCAGTATATCTACACTGAGCACGGCGATACACTATACACTAACCTGTATATCGGCAGTGAGCTGAAGACCACGCTGGGCGGCACAGAGGTAGCAATCAGCCAGCAGAGCCGTTTCCCTTGGGATGGAACCGTCACCCTGAAGGTTGATCCTGCGGAAGCCGGAGAGTTCGGAATGGCGCTGCGTATTCCTTCCTGGAGCGGCAACGTGGAGATCAGAGTGAACGGAGAGGCGTTAGTCGATTCTGCTGCAAGCTTGCAGCAGGGCTATGCCGTGATCCGCAGGGAATGGAAGGCCGGCGACGTGATTGAGCTGACTCTGCCGATGGAAGCGCACCGCGTTTACGCCCATCCGAATCTGCGTGCCGACGCCGGGAAGACTGCCATCCAGCGCGGACCGCTGGTCTACTGCCTGGAAGCGGCAGATAACAGTGAACCGCTAAGCTCGGTTTCCTTGAGTGAAGCAGCGCCATTCACCGAGACGTATGATGAATTGCTGCTTGGCGGTGCTGTAGTGGTAGAAGGCGACGGCTTCCGTGTAGCTCAGGCGGCCTGGACCGGAGGGCTGTACAGCAGAGAGAAGGCGCCGCTGGAAGAAGTGAAGGTAACCGCAGTCCCTTACTATCTGTGGGGTAACCGCGGTAGCGGCGAGATGAAGGTCTGGATTCCGTAG
- a CDS encoding VOC family protein, producing MQLGCTYLIVRDMKGSIAFYEALLNMKADSRKLERWAQFHCGNTIALWNPEFDKELIRTNSDVSEHFNEAYLNYKQESEVRYGNNVILNFNVSDLNAEYERVKSLEIGAVSEIFYIHVVRPYHCFMLEDPDGNLIEITGEYHTESISRWSQ from the coding sequence ATGCAGCTGGGTTGTACGTATCTAATCGTCCGTGATATGAAGGGTTCCATTGCCTTTTATGAAGCTTTGCTGAATATGAAAGCAGATTCCCGGAAGCTGGAGCGCTGGGCACAATTCCACTGCGGGAACACGATCGCTCTTTGGAATCCGGAATTCGATAAGGAATTGATCCGCACGAATAGCGATGTGTCGGAGCATTTTAATGAGGCGTATTTGAATTATAAGCAAGAAAGTGAGGTTCGATACGGGAATAATGTGATTCTTAACTTCAACGTTTCTGATTTGAATGCTGAGTATGAGCGGGTGAAGTCACTGGAGATCGGAGCCGTATCTGAGATTTTCTATATCCATGTTGTGCGCCCTTATCACTGCTTCATGCTCGAAGATCCGGATGGTAATTTAATTGAGATCACAGGAGAATATCATACAGAATCAATTTCTCGATGGAGTCAGTGA
- a CDS encoding GH36-type glycosyl hydrolase domain-containing protein, with the protein MKFGTFDDTRKEYVINTPKTPYPWINYLGNEQFFGLISNTAGGYTFYRDARMRRLTRYRYNNIPLDTGGRYYYLYDDGDFWTPGWMPVKRDLDFYECRHGLGYTSITGERNGISVNQLAFVPMGHNAEVHRLIVKNTGNAKKTVKLFSFAEFCLWNANDDMTNFQRNLSTGEVEVKDSVIYHKTEYRERRNHYAFYSVNKEIAGFDTDRESFVGMYNGLDAPQAVAAGEATNSVASGWSPIGSHALNITLEPGEEQSFIFVLGYIENPEDEKWESLNVINKKPAQAVIDQFATDAQVDAALATLAAHWDNLLSKYQIQSGDDKLNRMVNIWNPYQCMVTFNMSRSASYFESGIGRGMGFRDSNQDLLGFVHQIPERARERILDIAATQFPDGSAYHQYQPLTKKGNNEVGSGFNDDPLWLISGTAAYIKETGDYSILDEQVPFDSNPDHTATLFEHLKLSFEHVTNNLGPHGLPLIGRADWNDCLNLNCFSTEPGESFQTTENIAGGVAESVFIAGLFVFVGPDYAEICRMRGLDDVAADAVAKIENMSAITLSHGFDGDWFLRAYDHYGDKIGSKENEEGQIFIEPQGMCVMAGIGVENGEAARALTSVQERLDTDYGIVLQQPPYSKYYVNLGEISTYPPGYKENAGIFCHNNPWIMIAETVLGHGDRAFDIYKKIAPAYLEDISEVHRMEPYVYSQMIAGKDAVRHGEAKNSWLTGTAAWNYVAITQSILGIQADFAGLKVDPCIPTEWDSFEITRVFRGDTYVISIQNPNHVSKGVASLTLDGTAVEGNIIAPVGDGAVHQVVVTLG; encoded by the coding sequence ATGAAATTCGGAACTTTTGACGACACTCGCAAAGAGTATGTAATCAACACCCCAAAAACACCTTACCCATGGATCAACTACCTCGGCAACGAGCAATTTTTCGGCCTCATCTCTAATACTGCCGGAGGTTACACCTTCTACCGCGATGCGCGCATGAGAAGACTTACCCGTTACCGGTATAACAATATTCCGCTCGATACAGGCGGACGCTACTACTATCTGTACGATGACGGTGATTTCTGGACCCCGGGCTGGATGCCGGTAAAACGCGATCTGGACTTCTACGAATGCCGCCACGGTCTGGGCTACACTTCCATCACAGGCGAGCGTAACGGAATTTCCGTGAACCAGCTTGCTTTTGTACCGATGGGCCACAATGCTGAAGTACACCGCCTGATCGTTAAGAACACGGGCAACGCGAAGAAGACTGTTAAGCTGTTCTCTTTTGCCGAGTTCTGCCTGTGGAATGCCAACGATGATATGACGAACTTCCAGCGTAACCTCAGCACCGGTGAAGTTGAAGTGAAGGATTCCGTGATCTATCACAAAACTGAATACCGTGAGCGCAGAAACCACTACGCTTTCTATTCTGTAAATAAAGAAATCGCCGGCTTCGATACCGACCGCGAATCCTTCGTGGGGATGTACAATGGTCTGGACGCTCCGCAGGCAGTTGCTGCAGGTGAAGCAACCAACTCCGTGGCCAGCGGCTGGTCGCCAATCGGCTCCCATGCCCTCAACATCACGCTGGAACCAGGCGAAGAGCAAAGCTTCATCTTCGTACTCGGCTATATCGAGAACCCGGAAGATGAGAAATGGGAATCCCTGAACGTTATCAACAAAAAACCGGCGCAGGCTGTAATCGATCAGTTCGCTACAGATGCCCAGGTAGATGCTGCCTTGGCTACCCTGGCTGCACACTGGGATAACCTGCTGTCCAAATATCAGATCCAGAGCGGTGACGACAAGCTGAACCGGATGGTTAACATCTGGAACCCGTACCAGTGTATGGTTACCTTCAACATGTCCCGTTCCGCTTCTTACTTCGAATCCGGAATCGGCCGCGGTATGGGCTTCCGCGACTCCAACCAGGACTTGCTTGGCTTTGTCCACCAGATTCCAGAGCGTGCCAGAGAACGTATTCTTGATATCGCCGCTACCCAGTTCCCTGACGGCAGTGCGTATCACCAGTATCAGCCGCTTACCAAGAAGGGCAATAACGAAGTCGGCTCCGGCTTCAACGATGATCCGCTATGGCTGATCTCGGGTACTGCTGCCTATATCAAGGAAACCGGCGACTATTCGATTCTCGATGAGCAGGTTCCTTTTGACAGCAATCCGGATCACACCGCTACCCTGTTCGAGCACTTGAAGCTGAGCTTCGAGCATGTAACGAATAACCTCGGACCTCACGGCCTGCCGCTGATCGGCCGCGCGGACTGGAATGACTGTCTGAACCTGAACTGCTTCTCCACTGAGCCGGGCGAATCGTTCCAGACTACTGAGAATATCGCAGGCGGCGTAGCGGAATCCGTGTTCATCGCAGGTCTGTTCGTCTTCGTTGGACCGGACTATGCTGAAATCTGCCGCATGCGCGGACTGGATGATGTCGCTGCAGATGCGGTTGCCAAGATCGAGAACATGAGTGCCATCACCCTGTCCCACGGCTTCGACGGCGACTGGTTCCTGCGCGCTTATGACCACTACGGCGACAAGATCGGCAGCAAGGAGAACGAAGAAGGCCAGATCTTCATCGAGCCGCAAGGGATGTGTGTAATGGCGGGTATCGGTGTGGAGAACGGCGAAGCAGCCCGTGCGCTGACTTCCGTTCAGGAACGTCTGGATACAGACTACGGTATCGTATTGCAGCAGCCTCCTTACTCCAAGTACTACGTGAACCTGGGTGAAATTTCTACGTACCCTCCGGGCTACAAAGAAAATGCCGGTATTTTCTGCCACAACAACCCATGGATCATGATCGCTGAAACAGTCCTTGGACACGGCGACAGAGCCTTCGATATCTACAAAAAAATTGCTCCGGCTTACCTGGAAGATATCAGCGAAGTTCACCGCATGGAACCTTACGTGTACTCGCAGATGATCGCCGGTAAAGATGCTGTACGTCACGGGGAAGCGAAAAACTCCTGGCTGACAGGTACAGCTGCATGGAACTATGTAGCGATTACACAGTCCATTCTCGGTATCCAGGCTGACTTTGCCGGTCTGAAGGTTGACCCTTGTATCCCGACGGAGTGGGACAGCTTCGAAATCACCCGCGTCTTCCGTGGAGACACTTATGTCATCTCGATCCAGAACCCGAACCATGTGTCCAAAGGCGTAGCCAGCCTGACTCTCGACGGCACTGCTGTTGAAGGTAACATCATCGCTCCTGTGGGCGACGGTGCGGTTCACCAGGTTGTAGTTACATTGGGTTAA
- a CDS encoding DUF3231 family protein codes for MGVLNGSPKDEPLHYGEIFNLWQVSATAKLSLSTYQAFHFHAGDQDLKKIIDDLMDQAQQEIKDCDKILKLNGFVPPPALPDRPSVKVEDIPAGARFSDPEIAAALSGAVSLSLVVCSQVMGMSIREDIGAMFMKIHAQMAAFGMALLKMNKQKGWLIPPPLQLKKPEPVHA; via the coding sequence ATGGGAGTTCTAAACGGCAGCCCCAAAGATGAACCGCTTCACTATGGTGAGATCTTCAATCTGTGGCAGGTCTCGGCAACAGCCAAATTGTCCTTATCTACCTACCAGGCGTTTCACTTTCATGCCGGGGACCAGGATCTGAAGAAGATTATCGATGATCTTATGGATCAGGCACAGCAGGAAATTAAGGACTGTGACAAAATCCTCAAGCTGAACGGCTTCGTGCCTCCGCCTGCACTGCCGGACCGTCCCTCCGTCAAGGTCGAGGATATCCCGGCAGGTGCAAGGTTCTCCGACCCCGAGATTGCTGCGGCCCTCTCCGGTGCAGTATCGCTCAGTCTTGTGGTCTGCAGCCAGGTCATGGGCATGTCGATCCGCGAGGATATCGGCGCAATGTTCATGAAGATCCACGCGCAAATGGCCGCCTTCGGCATGGCACTGCTCAAAATGAACAAGCAGAAAGGCTGGCTGATCCCGCCTCCGCTGCAGCTAAAGAAACCAGAGCCGGTTCATGCCTGA
- a CDS encoding thermonuclease family protein, producing MFKSNNGKKLTRYGLIVLALTISLVTAVLSKDEPDNTFETLDTIVLTYSSQAEVLSVTDGDTFKVKFEDGTVDKIRLLLIDTPETKRANTPVQPFGPEASEYLTELLNGQTVRVEMDVSERDPYGRILAYVYLGDEMVNEMLIAEGLARVAMYPPDVKYVDQLRATEKKAKAAKLGIWSIENYVTNRGYDTSVTATPANKK from the coding sequence ATGTTCAAATCTAATAACGGTAAGAAGCTTACCAGGTACGGCTTGATTGTATTAGCTCTTACGATTTCGTTGGTGACAGCTGTCCTGTCGAAAGATGAACCGGACAATACCTTTGAAACACTGGACACGATTGTTCTTACATATTCTTCTCAGGCTGAAGTTCTATCTGTGACCGACGGAGATACTTTCAAAGTTAAGTTCGAAGATGGTACGGTGGACAAAATCCGGCTCCTGCTCATTGATACTCCTGAAACCAAGCGCGCCAATACACCGGTTCAGCCCTTTGGCCCTGAGGCCAGCGAATACTTAACGGAGCTTCTGAACGGGCAAACGGTTAGGGTCGAAATGGATGTGTCTGAACGTGATCCATACGGCCGGATTCTGGCTTATGTCTATCTCGGTGATGAGATGGTGAATGAAATGCTGATCGCAGAAGGTCTGGCCAGGGTTGCCATGTATCCGCCGGATGTGAAATATGTGGATCAGCTCAGAGCCACTGAGAAAAAGGCTAAGGCTGCGAAGCTGGGGATTTGGAGCATAGAGAATTATGTGACCAACCGGGGATACGACACCTCTGTCACAGCTACCCCCGCCAACAAAAAATAG